The region CACGCGCGCCGAGCAGGGCGGCGAGGGCTGGCACGACCCGCGCGAGGACGGCCTGCTCCCCGATGTGTACATCGCCATGGGCCAGACCGCCGAGAACCTGGCCCGGCTCAAGGGAGTCACCCGCGAGGACATGGACGAGTTCGGCGTCCGGTCCCAGAATCTCGCCGAGGAAGCCATCAAGAAGGGCTTCTGGGAGCGTGAGATCACCCCGGTGACCACCCCGGACGGCACGGTCGTCAGCCAGGACGACGGTCCCCGCGCGGGCACCACCCTGGAGGCCGTGCAGGGCCTGAAGCCGGTCTTCCGTCCCGACGGCCGGATCACCGCGGGCAACTGCTGTCCGCTCAACGACGGCGCCGCGGCGCTGGTGATCATGTCCGACACCAAGGCGCGGGAGCTGGGCGTGACCCCGCTGGCCCGGATCGTGTCGACCGGCGTCTCCGGCCTCTCCCCCGAGATCATGGGGTACGGACCGGTCGAGGCGTCCAAGCAGGCGCTGGCCCGGGCCGGGATGTCGGTCGGCGACATCGACCTGGTGGAGATCAACGAGGCGTTCGCCGCGCAGGTCATCCCGTCCTACCGCGATCTGGGCATCGACCTGGACCGGCTCAATGTCAACGGCGGCGCGATCGCCGTGGGCCACCCCTTCGGCATGACCGGTGCCCGGATCACCGGCACGCTGATCAATTCGCTGCAGTTCCACGACAAGCAGTTCGGCCTGGAGACCATGTGCGTCGGCGGCGGCCAGGGCATGGCGATGGTCATCGAGCGCCTGAGCTGAGCCGGGTCGAGCCGGGCGGCCGAGCCCGGCCGAGCCGCTGGACCGATCCGGGCCGGGCCGAGGGGCCGAGCCGCCCCGCGTCTGAGACACTGGTTTCGATCGAGCCGTGACCGAATCTCCCCCAGGATGTGACAAAGGTCCTGGGGGAGAGCCGTCTGCCCAGCTCAGCACCGGTGACCAAAGGCCCTTCCGGTACCGAATTCTGCCCATTTGGTGATGGTATGCACTGACGTCGAGAGGCGATAAGCCTCAAGCTGAGGTAGGAATTCGGGGGATCAACAGCCAACCGGGAGTACGTCAGTGAGCCCCACGACTCTTGCCCTCCTCCTGGCCGCGGTGACCGCCACGGCCGTAGGGGCGGCCGCCCTGCACACCGCGCGCGGTATGCGCCGGCAGATCTGTGAGCTGCGCGCCGAGCTCGCGGCCACCGTCGCCGCCGGCGCCCAGGAGAGCAGAGGCGGCGAGGAGAACGGTGTGACGGTGCCCGCACCCCGCGCCACCCCGGTCGCCGAGATACGCGCGGCCGTCGCCGAGGCGCTCGCCGAGGAGCGGGAGCGCGAGCTGGCCGAGGCACGGGCGTTCTGGGCCGCCCAGGAGGCCAGGGACTCCGCCGGAACGGCCGACGCCCACTCGCTGCTGGGCGGGCCCGGCGGGTACGGCGAGGACGCCGTACAGGACGCGCAGCTCTTCGTGCCCCGCCAGGCCGATCTGGCCGGGCTCGAACCGCTGCTCGGCCTGGACGCGCTGGGTCCCGAGGCGCTGGACTCCGCCGGGGACCAGGAACCCGAGGTCGAGGCCGAGGTGGAGCTGGAGCTGAGCGTCGAGCCCGAGCCGGCGGCCGAGCCCCGGGAGTCGGCCGAGCTCGCGGCGGCCCGCCGGCGCCATCCGTCCCACCCCGACTTCTCCCCGTCGTCACCCGTGGCCGACCACGACCGTACGGTGACCCGGATCACCGAACTGGCCGACGCCCGCACCCCGCTGTCCGATGTGCGCCCCGGGCCCCTCGGCACCCTGGATGTCTATGTCTTCGCCGACGGCACCACGATCTGCATGACCCCGGGCCACCGGGAGACGGCCGAGCGGCTGGCGGACGCGCTGCGCGAGGGCACCACCCCGGTGCTGCTCGGCGGCTCGGGCGTCTCCGGTGCGTATGCGCTCACGTTCGGTTGCGGCGAGGACAATGTGTACGTCCTGGCCGACCGCGTCATCGCCTCGCTGTGAGCCCCGGTACGAACCGGCGGTGAGCCCCGGTACGAACCCGCGGTCAGCCCCGGCACGAACCCGCGGTCAGCCTCAGCGACCGGCGCCCTCAGACCCCGCAGCGCCCGGCCGTCTGCACCACGAGCGCCACCGCCTCGGTGACCCCCCGCGCCGCCCGGCCGCCCCCGGAGCCGCCCGGCGCACGCTCCAGCGCGTGCACCAAGTCATGTCCGGCCACCGCGACCTGGTCGGCGACCACGAACAGCCCCGCGTCCGGCATGATCCGCGGCGGGGTTCCCGGCTCCTCCAGACGCTGTGCGCGCGCCGACAATTCCCTAGCCAGCGCCAGTCCTTCGGCCGCGGCGCCCGCGCGCAGCCGGGACTGCGGAAGGGCGCGCAGCCGGTCGGCGAGCCGGTCGACGGCGGTCATGAGGGGGGTCGCATCATCCACGCTCCGAGCGTATGCGCCACTGAGGGACTGTTGCCAACGGGCGAACACTCAGGCACGGTGAGCTGAAGGAAACCCGGGCCATGGACCCGGGGGCCGGCATGGAAGCGTCCGGAGGCGCCGATGTCCCAAATCTTCTCCGACGAGACTCACCGGAACCTACTCTCCCGCATCCCCCAGTGCACGGGCCGTGAAGTTGCCGACTGGCTGCGCACGGTCGACGATGGCCCCGCTTTCTTCCGCTTCGAGGAGAAGGTGAGCTGGTTGCGCGGCGAGCACCAGCTCGCCTACGGCCATGCGAAAGCCATCATCCATGAACACGACTTGAGGCGTGCGGCACGCAAGCTGCTGTAGCCGCTGCCCGGAGGCAGAAGCGTGTATGACAGACCCACCGAACCGGGCGGCTTAAGCCGCGCAGGAAGAAGGGCCCGCGGAGGTCATCGCCTCCGCGGGCCCTTTCAGGTGTGGCGGGTCCGAGCCGGTGGTGCGGACGAGGCCCGCACCACCCGACGCTAGTCCCTGAAGATCGAGATCAGCCGGAGCAGCTCCAGGTAGATCCACACCAGCGAGAGCGTCAGCCCGAAGGCCGCCAGCCAGGACTCCTCGCGCGGAGCGCCGTACTGGACGCCGTCCTCGATCTGCTTGAAGTCCATCGCCAGGAACGCCGCGCCGAGCACGACACCGACGAGGCCGAAGACGATGCCGAGGCCACCGCTGCGGAAGCCGAGGCCGTCCCCGCCTCCGATGGCGGCGAACAGCAAGTTGACCGCCATCAGCAGCACGAAGCCGATGGCGGCGGCGAGCACGAAGCGCTGGAATCGCGCGTTCACCCGGATGAGACGGGTCTTGTACGCGACGAGCACACCGACGAACACGGCCATCGTGCCGAGCACGGCCTGCATCGGGATGCCGGACCAGCGGTCGTTGTACACCTGGCTGATGACGCCGAGGAAGAGACCCTCGAAGAGGGCGTAACCCATGATCAGCGCAGGCGAGGCCGTGCGCTTGAACGCCTGGACGAGACCGAGCACCATCGCCACGAGCGCGGCGCCGAAGCCCACGCCCACCGGAAGCTGCGCGATCCACGCGACCGCGGCGGCGACGATGACGGTGCCGAGCGTCATACCGGTGCGCATGACGACGTCGTCCATCGTCATCCGGCCGGTCTGCAGCGGGCCCGCCGGCGGCGCGCCGTACATCTGCTGCAGCTGCTCAGGGGTCAGATTCTGCTGGTCGCCCGCCGCATAGGGGTTCGTGGGCGCCTGTGTCTGCGCGTACGGATTGCCCTGACCGGCGACGGGGTTCCCGGCCTGCGGCGCCGCGCCGAAACCGGCGTAGCCGCCGCTGCGGCTGAACCCCCGTCGCGAGAAGACCGGGTTGCTGCTCCTCATCTCACTCCTCCATGGCCGCCGGGCGCGACCTTGACTCAAGAGTAATAGGTAAGCAAAGAAGGCACCCTAGTGCCCAAGGAGGATCTTTTCACGCAGAGAGAGACCGCGCGAGGCCCCTGCGGGCCCCGCGCACGCACATTGGGCGACCATCCACACACGCTGAGTGCGCCCACCGGATCTGAAGGTGCCCGGAACCGGACTTGAACCGGTACGCCCGCGAGGGGCAGCGAGGTTTAAGCTCGCCGTGTCTGCATTCCACCATCCGGGCGGCGGTTCCCCCTGGGCCATACGGAGCGCATACGGCCCTCCCCTGGAAGAGAGCAGCACGAGCCTATCCGGGGACATGCCCCCGCACAGTGAATCCTCGGACCGAGGTTGTCTTATTTTATTGGCAACTGAGGGTGCATCAGCAGCGGGGCGGGGTACCCGAAGTTGCCGACGGCCATTGGACCTGCCGATATGCCCTGAACCCCCATTAACTGGGGATTGACGCAATCTCGACGCCCCGCCCGGGGTGTCTTCTCCTCCTCAAGGAGGACTCCGCCACCACCACCTACATCGCGAGACCCCCCGCAGAACCGGAGCACGGGCTGATCCCGTCCCCTTTCACAACCGGAACCATGGAGTGACGTCCCGCCCACTCCCGCAGAGCACGACAGGAGTCATCCACCGTGACCACCACCCCCTTCGGCGTCGAAACCGCCCACCGCACGTCAGCGGCGGCCGCCCGGGCCACCGATCTCTCCAAGGTCTACGGCGAAGGCGAGACCCAGGTCATCGCCCTGGACTCGGTCTCCGTCGAGTTCCGCCAGGCGGAGTACACCGCGATCATGGGCCCCTCGGGCTCCGGCAAGTCGACGCTGATGCACTGCATGGCGGGTCTCGACACGATCTCCAGCGGCTCGGCCCGGATCGGCGACGTCGAACTGACCACGCTCAAGGACAAGAAGCTCACCCAGCTACGCCGCGACAAGATCGGCTTCATCTTCCAGGCGTTCAACCTGCTGCCGACGCTGAACGCGCTGGAGAACATCACCCTCCCTATGGACATCGCCGGTCGCAAGGCCGACGCCGCGTGGCTGGACAAGGTCGTGGCCACGGTCGGTCTGGCCGGGCGGCTCAAGCACCGGCCCAACCAGCTGTCGGGTGGTCAGCAGCAGCGCGTCGCGGTGGCCCGCGCCCTGGCCGGCCAGCCGGAGATCATCTTCGCCGACGAGCCGACCGGAAACCTGGACTCCCGTTCCGGCGCCGAGGTCCTGGGCTTCCTGCGCAACTCGGTGCGGGAGATGGGCCAGACGATCGTGATGGTGACCCACGACCCGGTCGCCGCGTCCTACGCCGACCGCGTGGTCTTCCTCGCCGACGGCCGGATCGTGGACGACCTGCGCAACCCCACCGCCGACTCGGTCCTCGACCGCATGAAGCGCTTCGACGCCAAGGGCCGTACGAGCTGACGCGGGGCGCGCCCGTATCCGTACGCCGCCTCGCACTCCCCTCCCCACCTCTCAGGACTGACACTCATGCTCCGTACAGCCCTGCGCAATGTGCTTGCGCACAAGGCCCGGTTGCTGATGACCGTGCTCGCCGTGATGCTCGGTGTGGCCTTCGTCGCCGGCACCCTGGTCTTCACCAACACCATCTCCGACGCCTACCAGAAGAGCTCCCAGAAGGGCTTCCAGGGCGTCGACGTCGCCATCAGCCCGGACAAGAAGGACGACGACTCCGCCATCCCCGGTGACGCCCCCCGGCTGAGCCAGCAGGTGCTCGACAAGGCGGCCAAGGCGCCCGGCGTCGGCTCCGCCTACGGTGTCGTGAACGGCTACTCCGCCCTCGCCGACAAGAAGGGCGACCTGCTCGGCGGCGGCTTCTCCAACCGCGGCGGCAACTACTACCCGGGAGCCGACGGCAAGGACCCCCGGTACACGATGGCCGAGGGCCGCGCCCCCAAGGCCGCGGGTGAGATCGCGCTCGACTCCAAGACCGCCGAGCGCGGCAAGTACAAGGCCGGGGACTCCATCCGGGTCTCCGTCGACGGCCCGGTGCGCACCGAGAAGGTCGTCGGCGTCTTCACCACCGACGACGGCACTGTCGCGGCCGGCGGCACCCTCGCGCTCTACGACACGGTCACCGCCCAGAAGCTGTTCGCCAAGCCCGGGCAGTTCGACGAGATCGACGTGAAGGCCGCCGCGGGCACCTCGCAGGCGACGCTGAAGTCCGAGATCGACAAGGTCCTGCCCGAGCAGGCCAAGGCCACCACCGGCAAGAAGCTCGCCAAGGACCAGGCCAAGGTGATCGAAGAGGGCATGAGCAGCATGCAGACCGCGATGCTGGTGTTCGCCGGGATCGCGCTCTTCGTCGGCATCTTCATCATCGTCAACACCTTCTCCATGCTGGTCGCCCAGCGCACCAGGGAGCTCGCCCTGATGCGCGCGGTGGGTGCGACCCGCCGTCAGGTGACCCGGTCGGTGCTGCTGGAGGCCACCTTCGTGGGTGCCGTCGCGGCCGTGGTGGGCCTCGCGGCCGGTGTCGGCATCGGCGCCCTGCTGCGCTCGGTGCTCAACTCCACCGGGGCCAGCGTCCCGGACGGTCCGCTGGTCGTCGCGCCGACCACCGTGCTGGTCTCGGTGCTCGTGGGCGTCGTGGTGACCGTGCTCTCCGCCTGGCTGCCCGGCCGCCGCGCCGCCAAGATCCCGCCGGTCGCCGCGATGAACAGCGTGCACGCCGCGCCGACCACCCGTGGTCTGGTGGTCCGCAACACCATCGGCTCGCTCTTCGCCGCGGCCGGTGTCGCCCTGGTGGTGGCCGGTGCGGGCATGAGCGGCAGCGACGGCCAGGGCCCGATGGCGTTCGGCGCGGCCGTCCTGGTGATCGGCGTCTTCATCCTCACCCCGCTGCTGTCCCGGCCGCTGATCGCGGCCGTCTCCCCGGTGCTGCGGATCTTCGGGATGCCCGGCAAGCTGGCCCGGCAGAACGCGGTGCGCAACCCGCGCCGTACCGCCGCCACCGCCTCCGCCCTGATGGTCGGCCTCACCCTGATCACCGGCATGACGGTGATCGCGGGGAGCATGCAGAAGGGCATCAACAACATGGCCGCCGACGGGCTGAAGTCCGACTACGTGGTCAGCATGGGCGGGGACGGCGTACGGCCGCTGTCGCCGGAGGTGTCCAAGACCCTGGCCAAGGTGCCCGACGTCACCGCGATCAGCCCGCTGCGCTCCTCCCCGGCCCGGGTCGCCGGTGACACCGAGACCCTGATGGGCGTCGACCCCAAGGCCATCAAGGAACTGGTGAACGTGGACTTCACCGAGGGCTCCTTCGGCGCGCTCGGGGGCACCAAGGTCCTCGTCGACGACAAGATCGCCCACAACAACCACTGGAAGGTCGGCTCCGCCTTCCCCGTGACCTACGAGGACGGCAGCAAGGGCCGGCTGACCGTGGGCGGTGTCTACGAGGGCAACCAGATGGTCAACGGCGTCATGCTCGACAGCGCCACGGTCACCCCGCACATGACGACCGTCGCCGACTTCCAGGTGATGCTGAAGACCAAGGGCGGCGCCACGCAGGACACCCAGAACCTGCTGAAGAAGACGCTCGGCGACAACCCCGCGATCAAGGTCCAGAACAAGCAGGACCTCTCGGACGAAATCGCCAAGGCCTTCACCCTGATGCTGAACATGCTCTACGGGCTGCTCGGCATGGCCGTGATCGTCGCGGTGCTCGGGGTCATCAACACCCTGGCGATGTCGGTCTTCGAACGGTCCAAGGAGATCGGCATGCTGCGGGCGATCGGCCTGGACCGGGCCGGTATCAAGCGGATGGTGCGGCTGGAGTCACTGGTCATCTCGCTCTTCGGCGGAGTGCTCGGCATCGGCCTCGGCGTCTTCTTCGGCTGGGCGGCCGGTGAGCTGATCGCCTCCGAGCTGCCGACCTACGAGATGGTGCTGCCGTGGGCCCGGATGGGTCTGTTCCTGCTGATGGCCGCGCTGGTCGGCGTGATCGCCGCGCTGTGGCCGGCCCGGCGGGCCTCCAAGCTCAACATGCTGATGGCCATCAAGGCCGAATAGCGGCGAGCCGATCGGCCAACCGCCACCGGACGTCCCCGTTCGCCCCCTCCCCGGGGCGGACGGGGACGTCCGCGTTTCAGCCGCGCCAGTCGCGGGCGCGCAGCGGCAGCCCCGAGGTCCCGCTCTCGGGGGTGCGGACGGCGAGGATCTGGTTGACCCCGATCCGGTTGCGTTCGAAGGAGAGGGCGGAGGCCGCCATGTAGAGCCGCCAGACCCGGGCCCGGCCCGGGGAGGTCAGCCGCATGGCCCGCGGCCAGGACCGCTCCAGGTTGGCGACCCAGCTCCGCAGCGTGAGCGCGTAATGCTCGCGGATGGCCTCCACATCGCGTACCTCGAAGCCGGCCTCCTCGAGCTGGGTGACGGTCCGGCCGACCGGGGCGAGCTCACCGTCGGGGAAGACATACCGGTCGATGAACTCGTCCACGTGGTACGCCTCTTCGTCCGGCTGGGGGCGCCGGGCGATCTGGTGGTTCAGCAGCCGCCCGCCCGGCCGCAGCAGCCGGTGCAGGATGGCGGTGTACTCGGCGTAGCGCACGGAGCCCACATGCTCGGCCATGCCGATGGAGGAGATGGCGTCGTAGGGCCCGTCCGGCACCTCACGGTAGTCCTGGACCCGGATCTCCACCTGGTCGGTGAGCCCGGCGTCCGCGATGCGCTTACGGGCGTACGCCGCCTGCTCCTCGGAGAGCGTGACGCCGACGGCGCGCACTCCGTATTCGCGTGCCGCGTGCAGCACCATCGAGCCCCAGCCGCACCCCACGTCCAGCAGCCGCTGGCCCGGTCGCAGGGCCAGCTTGCGGCAGACGAGGTCCAGCTTGGCGCGCTGGGCGTCCTCGAGCGCCGAATCCGGGGTGTCCCAGTAGGCGCAGGAGTAGACCATCGAGGGCCCGAGCACCAGCTCGTAGAAGTCGTTGCCGACGTCGTAGTGGTGGCTGATGGCCTTCTTGTCGCGGCGCAGGGAGTGCAGCGGAGCGAAGCCGGTCCGCGCCTCCTCGCGGGGCGGGGTCGGCGGCAGCCCCGGCCCGGCGAGCGCGATCAGCTTCCCGGTGGCGGTGCGCAGCGCCGGGTCGCGCAGCGCCTGGATGGCGGTGCGGAGCCGGGACCGCGGCGCGGTGGCGGGGCCGCGCTCCCACAGCAGCCCGGACAGCCGCTCCAGGGCGTCGTACAGATCGCCCTCGACGTCCAGGTCTCCGGCGACCCAGGCGCGGGCCAGGCCCAGCTCGCCCGGCCGCCACAGCAGCCGACGCAGCGCGCGGCGGCGCCGGATGACCAGGGTGGGGGCGCCGGGCGGGCCGGTCTCGCTGTGGTCCCAGGCGCGGACGCGGATCGGGAGGGGGTCTCCCAGCACCTCCGTGGCCAGGCTGGCGATCCGCCCAGCGGCGTCGGACATGTCACACCTCCGTGATG is a window of Streptomyces violaceusniger Tu 4113 DNA encoding:
- a CDS encoding acetyl-CoA C-acetyltransferase — encoded protein: MPEAVIVSAARSPIGRAFKGSLKDLRPDDLTAEIIQAALAKVPELDPREIDDLMLGCGAPGGEQGHNLGRVVAVQMGMDHLPGCTITRYCSSSLQTSRMAMHAIKAGEGDVFISAGVEMVSRAKKGTSDGLPDTHNPLFADAEARTVTRAEQGGEGWHDPREDGLLPDVYIAMGQTAENLARLKGVTREDMDEFGVRSQNLAEEAIKKGFWEREITPVTTPDGTVVSQDDGPRAGTTLEAVQGLKPVFRPDGRITAGNCCPLNDGAAALVIMSDTKARELGVTPLARIVSTGVSGLSPEIMGYGPVEASKQALARAGMSVGDIDLVEINEAFAAQVIPSYRDLGIDLDRLNVNGGAIAVGHPFGMTGARITGTLINSLQFHDKQFGLETMCVGGGQGMAMVIERLS
- a CDS encoding DUF4287 domain-containing protein produces the protein MSQIFSDETHRNLLSRIPQCTGREVADWLRTVDDGPAFFRFEEKVSWLRGEHQLAYGHAKAIIHEHDLRRAARKLL
- a CDS encoding Bax inhibitor-1/YccA family protein, which gives rise to MRSSNPVFSRRGFSRSGGYAGFGAAPQAGNPVAGQGNPYAQTQAPTNPYAAGDQQNLTPEQLQQMYGAPPAGPLQTGRMTMDDVVMRTGMTLGTVIVAAAVAWIAQLPVGVGFGAALVAMVLGLVQAFKRTASPALIMGYALFEGLFLGVISQVYNDRWSGIPMQAVLGTMAVFVGVLVAYKTRLIRVNARFQRFVLAAAIGFVLLMAVNLLFAAIGGGDGLGFRSGGLGIVFGLVGVVLGAAFLAMDFKQIEDGVQYGAPREESWLAAFGLTLSLVWIYLELLRLISIFRD
- a CDS encoding ABC transporter ATP-binding protein; protein product: MTTTPFGVETAHRTSAAAARATDLSKVYGEGETQVIALDSVSVEFRQAEYTAIMGPSGSGKSTLMHCMAGLDTISSGSARIGDVELTTLKDKKLTQLRRDKIGFIFQAFNLLPTLNALENITLPMDIAGRKADAAWLDKVVATVGLAGRLKHRPNQLSGGQQQRVAVARALAGQPEIIFADEPTGNLDSRSGAEVLGFLRNSVREMGQTIVMVTHDPVAASYADRVVFLADGRIVDDLRNPTADSVLDRMKRFDAKGRTS
- a CDS encoding ABC transporter permease — its product is MLRTALRNVLAHKARLLMTVLAVMLGVAFVAGTLVFTNTISDAYQKSSQKGFQGVDVAISPDKKDDDSAIPGDAPRLSQQVLDKAAKAPGVGSAYGVVNGYSALADKKGDLLGGGFSNRGGNYYPGADGKDPRYTMAEGRAPKAAGEIALDSKTAERGKYKAGDSIRVSVDGPVRTEKVVGVFTTDDGTVAAGGTLALYDTVTAQKLFAKPGQFDEIDVKAAAGTSQATLKSEIDKVLPEQAKATTGKKLAKDQAKVIEEGMSSMQTAMLVFAGIALFVGIFIIVNTFSMLVAQRTRELALMRAVGATRRQVTRSVLLEATFVGAVAAVVGLAAGVGIGALLRSVLNSTGASVPDGPLVVAPTTVLVSVLVGVVVTVLSAWLPGRRAAKIPPVAAMNSVHAAPTTRGLVVRNTIGSLFAAAGVALVVAGAGMSGSDGQGPMAFGAAVLVIGVFILTPLLSRPLIAAVSPVLRIFGMPGKLARQNAVRNPRRTAATASALMVGLTLITGMTVIAGSMQKGINNMAADGLKSDYVVSMGGDGVRPLSPEVSKTLAKVPDVTAISPLRSSPARVAGDTETLMGVDPKAIKELVNVDFTEGSFGALGGTKVLVDDKIAHNNHWKVGSAFPVTYEDGSKGRLTVGGVYEGNQMVNGVMLDSATVTPHMTTVADFQVMLKTKGGATQDTQNLLKKTLGDNPAIKVQNKQDLSDEIAKAFTLMLNMLYGLLGMAVIVAVLGVINTLAMSVFERSKEIGMLRAIGLDRAGIKRMVRLESLVISLFGGVLGIGLGVFFGWAAGELIASELPTYEMVLPWARMGLFLLMAALVGVIAALWPARRASKLNMLMAIKAE
- a CDS encoding SAM-dependent methyltransferase, producing MSDAAGRIASLATEVLGDPLPIRVRAWDHSETGPPGAPTLVIRRRRALRRLLWRPGELGLARAWVAGDLDVEGDLYDALERLSGLLWERGPATAPRSRLRTAIQALRDPALRTATGKLIALAGPGLPPTPPREEARTGFAPLHSLRRDKKAISHHYDVGNDFYELVLGPSMVYSCAYWDTPDSALEDAQRAKLDLVCRKLALRPGQRLLDVGCGWGSMVLHAAREYGVRAVGVTLSEEQAAYARKRIADAGLTDQVEIRVQDYREVPDGPYDAISSIGMAEHVGSVRYAEYTAILHRLLRPGGRLLNHQIARRPQPDEEAYHVDEFIDRYVFPDGELAPVGRTVTQLEEAGFEVRDVEAIREHYALTLRSWVANLERSWPRAMRLTSPGRARVWRLYMAASALSFERNRIGVNQILAVRTPESGTSGLPLRARDWRG